TATCACCGCGGACACTCGAGTTCCAGAAGCAACCTTTCCGGGGCCTTCGTACTTCAATATCGCAGGCGAGGAGAGAGCGGAGATAAGGCTCGGTGCAAGGCTGCATGTGGTGGGAATGATATGCCGTATCCACCTTCAGCTGACGAGCAAATATATTCTGGTTATCAAAATACCGTTTGGCTTCCTCCACCGCATCTAGGTCACCAGAAAGCGTCACACTCTGCGGCGCATTGCTGGCAGCCACTCCTAGGCGTCCTACGCCCCAGCCCGGCTGCAAGAGGACCGGAAAATTGGGATGACGACGGGGAATGGTATCCCATCATCTAATCAAGTTACAGTCGAGCCAATAGCCAAAGTGAGGATTCTTTCTGACCCCGGAGATAAAGGTGAATTTTCCGCGGTTGTTACGTCCAGGTGGAGACCTGAAAGCCCTGAGAGGCCAAAACACAACGGCATTCTTCTCGGGACTACAGTAATATTTGCCTTAAGGAAATTGTGAAAAATGGAATCACATAGAAGATCCCAGGATAAGCCGGTTCGCTTTTGGTTCGCATGGACTCTTTTTTTATCTAATCAATTTCATCGTGGCGATCACAGCAGAAACACAACAGCGATTGACAGCATTATGGCGATGGAACTCCCCCCAACACAGCGTGCCCTGAAAGTCCAGAGTGCTGGCGAGGTCGCTCTTATTGAGACCTGTTCACTCCCAAAAAGACAGGACAGCGACGTGCTGATCCGCGTGGCCTATGTGTCCCTTAATCCGGTTGACGGCAAATCCGCCGACATGTCTCCGAGTGCTGGAGCAACTTCAGGCTGCGACTTCTCAGGCAACATCGTCGCAATGGGACCCGCCGTCAACACTCGGCTTAAACTGGGAGATCGCGTATGCGGATGCATTTTCGGTAACAATCCCATCCGGCGTGACAATGGCGCCTTCGCCGAGTATGTAGCCGTCTCTGCGCAGTTGGTGTGGAAGATTCCCGCGAATATGTCATTCCAGACAGCTGCAACGCTGGGCATCGGCCTTGCAACGGCTGGTCTGGCTCTTTACAACGGCCTTCAATTGCCTCTTCCATTGTCTGAGCCAGAAAGGCCAATCATGGTATTGATTTACGGAGGGGGAACCGCAACGGGAACCCTCGCGATTCAGCTGTTACGACTGTAGGTAATCCAATCCCCTCGGTGGAGAAAAGCCGAGACTAACAACCAAAGGTCCGGTTTAACCCCCATCACGACCTGTTCACCGCGTAGCTTCGACCGCGTGAAGAGACTTGGGGCGGTGGCTGCCTTTGACTACCGCTCACCAACCTGTGGTACGAAGATTCGCGAGTACACCCAAGACCACCTAGCCCTAGCAATGGATTGTATCACAGATACTAGATCTATGGAGCTCTGCTACGAGGCGATGGGAAGTGCAGGTGGTCAGTACCTTGCACTGGACCCATTTCCGCTGCGCACGCATACACGCCGCAGCGTTCAGCCGGATTGGATCTGCATGTTTACTCAGTTTGACCAAGCAATCGATTGGGAGCGACCATATAATCTGGATCCCCGGCCACAGGATCGGCGGTTTGCTGAGAGGTGGTATGAAGTGGCGCAGAGGCTATTAGAGACCGGCCAGATTGAATCTCATCCGTACAAGGAGCGAAGAGGTGGACTGGCTGGAGTGGTGGAGGGAATAGACGCGATCCGCAAAGGCGAGATCAATGGACACAAGCTAGTATATGCGCTTTAGAAGAATCTGAGTCACACTTTGTTGCTTTTGCGCAGTTAGGGAGTTGTCTAATCGAGGACTATAGATTATAGCAATCGTAGACGCATAAGGGGAATGTTTTCAACTGAAAGTGAGGAACAGACTGGGAAATCTCCGAAGGTGAGATTTCCCATCCACGGAAAATCTCGCATAGGCCAACGATCACAACGCCCCGTCAGAATAAGCCGAATTGAGCTCCGTAGAACCGACCCACCGACATGAACTTCCGTATCAGAGCGAAAAAGACCGGATGTACAAAAGAGCACTCCGAATGGCCGCGACCAAGCCTTTGCAACCAATTCACTCTATCCATCCACTGAATGACCAATTTCCGAGACGTGAAAATGAGCCTTGACAACCTGGCCGTCGAAAATAACCCGAACAGCGGCGTTGTTATAGTCGGTGGTGGACCTGTTGGGTTGATTCTCGCCCTGACACTGGCACATCACGGGCTGCGCAGTGTTCTGTTTGAGAAAAATGTCACCACTACGCAGTCAGGTTTCCCTACCGGAAATACACCCTCGGAAGAGTCGACTGACACTTCTACCAGGTTTCCGAAAATGGACTTGACGCTAGCACGAACAATGGAGATTCTGCGCACATTGGGTCTGGCTGATGGACTACGTGCCCGAGGTGTGAGTCCTTCTCCTGCAATCTGGATGATTAGCTAACTAGCATCATTTTTCAAAAGGTGTGGCCCCTGAATACCCTTTTACTGTGCGCTTTTCTAGTGGCCTTGGGGCAGAACATCCTCTCTCGGAGTGGAGGCTCCCCAGTGCGGACCAATTCCATCAGCGCATCCTGTCCCAGAATGATGGGACTATGTCTCTTGAGCCCTGGCTGCGGGTGTCGGGAGATGTTTTTGAGACATTCCTGAAGGAACGGTGTGAACAAAGTCCTCTGGTCAATGTACGCTTTGGATGGGCAGTGACACATATCATCGAGGGTGATACCGGAGTAGAAATTCGGGTCCGAAGTCCTCACACGGGTGGCGAGGAAGTAATCCACAGCCAGTACGCAGTTGGATGTGATGGAGCATCGAGTCTGGTCCGTAAAAGTTTGGGAATCAATCTTGACGGTGCCCCCCTGTATCCATCCCCGTAGTATTCATCGCTTTTCCATAGTAATACTGACCTCCATATAGGCACAGCACCGTGGTGTTGATCCATTTCAGGTCCCGGGACCTGGCCGGTCTTCATCGCCAGGGACAATTCTGGCATACCTTCTTTCCCAGTGATCCATCTATCAACGGAGACTCGGTAGGCGGCGCCATCATCTCCCAGAATGAAGTTGATACGTGGACAGTCCATGACTTCCGTGCCCCGGGATCGAAGCCAAGTACCAGCTCCGCCCAGGAAACGATCTATCGCATCCTCGGAGGAATGGGGGATCCATACCCGATTATCATCGACGAAATTATCTTGCAGTCAACCTACACGCCCAGCATCGCAATCGCCAAGCGTTACGCCGGGCCTCTGCACCGCGTCTTCCTGGCAGGTGACGCGTGTCATCAGACCATCCCATCCGGCGGGTATGGCATGAACATGGGCATCGCTGATGCATTTGACTTGGGCTGGAAACTAGCAGGGACGATCCAGGGCTGGGGAGGCCCACAGCTGCTGGCGTCTTATGAACAGGAACGACGTCCAGTTGCCGAGCTCATGCAACACTGGGGCAAAATACATGCAGGGAAACTGATGGGCTTGGCATCTGAAGTGAAACTGGACGCTACCATCATCGATGCGCCAGATGCACGCGGACAGCAACTGCGACAAAAGATCCATGAGTATGTGCAGGGGAATGATGCGCAAAATCAGAGTTTCGGGGTGGAATACGGCCATCAGTATCAATCGGACATTATAGCGAAGAGTTCGTTCAGCCATCCGCCACCCTTTGACTCCCGCTCATATCCCCCAACTACCCATCCGGGCTTTCGTGCTCCTCATGTGTTCCTCACCAACGGCTCCGCGATATTTGACAAATACGGAAAAGATTTGACCCTGGTGGAGTTTGTCGATGGACTGCCAGGATCGTCTTCTAGCGGGTCAACTTTATTCAGGGATGCTGCTGGTGAACATCAAATCCCCCTTCATCTCATGTCCCTTGCCGGAGAGTCTCACGCCCACGAGATCTGGGGGGCGCAGCTGGTGCTGGTACGACCAGATGGCTTTGTGTCGTGGCATGGAAATGAGATTGCTAGCAAAGAGGAAGCTAGGTTGATTTTGTTGCAAGCAACAGGCCATGTTGACCCGTTTTCCAGTGTTGCAGAATCAGGAGTTGCCTCTTGCCTCCAAGGATAGCACATTCCACATAACAGTCTGGTTTGCGAAGGCTGTGCTATAACCCAACTACGATCCCCAAGATGCAGAGCCTGATAGCAATAAAAGCGACAAATTTCCAATCTCAAGTCCCTGCTCCATGTGACTATGTAATGTTCACTGTGCAGACCAGACTGGGGGGTGTTCACTTCTACGAAGTGAGCAAAACGCAAACGCTGAAATGACAGAGAAAATCAGGTATATAGGTACATATGTAGATAATGCTGGTCTCGTTTATCCGTTTTTCCAAACTATATAGAGACCCAAGCGATTGAAGAAAGGTTGAGGCCGAGAAAAGAACAGTTCATCTGGATAGAGAACTATTTCTTCAAGGCAATCTTTTTGAACTCGGCAGTAGTGTTCTTGATGGCTACTTCAACAGGAAGTCGCTCCATCGAGCTAGCTCCATAGAAGCCATGCACACCCTTTACCCTATCCAACACGAATTTCGCATCTTCTGGAGCAGCAATAGGCCCACCATGACACAGCACAATGATGTCCTTGTTGATCTGCACTGCCGCATCCCGAATTGCCTGAATCTCCACAACACTTTGCTCTAACGATTTGGCAGTCTTTGCGCCAATCAGCCCAGAAGTAGTCAGACCCATATGAGCCACGAGGATATCCGCTCCAGCCTTGGTCATGGCCTCAGCTTCCTCGACATTGAAAACATAAGGTGTCGTCAGAAAATCCAACTCAGCCGCCTGTCGCACCATCTCCACCTCTTTACCATACCCCATCCCAGTCTCCTCCAAGTTAGCACGGAAGTTGCCATCGATCAATCCCACCGTGGGGAAGTTCTGCACTCCACTAAATCCCAATTCCCGCAGCTGCTTCAGGAACCGCGGGATGTTCTTAAATGGGTCGGTACCGCAGACACCCGCAATCACGGGGATATTCTGAACGATAGGAATGACTTCGGCAGCCATTTCAACCACCACTTCGTTGGCGTTGCTGTACGGCATCAGTCCCGCGAGACTTCCGCACCCCGCCATGCGGAAGCGACCGCTGTTGTAGATGATGACTAGGTCTGCGCCGCCGGCCTCGACCGATTTTGCGGAAAGACCAATGCCTGAAGGTAGATGATCAATTAAACCGATCGAAGAAAAAAGTACGAGGGACGGGTGACACTAGCTACATACCCGCTCCGGCTCCAACGATGGGTTTCCCGTCTTCGATTTGACGGCGTAGGTTGGCGAGAATCTCGCTGCGAGAGGTAGGGGGCGCCATAGTAAGGAAATTGAGATTTGAAGTTGGATCAGTTACTCATGCAGATCAGAATGGGATATTTATCTTCTCTCGTGCCAGTCCTGATTCATCGTGCGTCTCGCCGAAGGCGGAGCGGACTTACTGCGGATGCGGATGGCGGAGATGTATTCCAATTGCGGAGTTCGCGGGCATAAGGATGGTATGATTATCACTCAATTTTGCAAATTGGAAATTGTCGAGGAAGAAATTCCCCGGGCTACACTTTAAACACGGGATGAACACTCGCGCATTCAACTATCTGCCATCCTACAAACTCAGGTATCTAGGAATGCCTATGCTCAGGCGAGGACCAGTCAAGTTCCATTGAACTGCCAACAAGTAAGAGGTTCTCCACATCTTGTCAGATGTTGATTTAATGCGGCTCCAAACTGCTAGTTCGTGAAGCACGACGGACACCAGTCGGCTCGGATCAAGATGTCGTTCCCATTGAATTCATAATCAGATCCCAGTGGTCCCAGTCCATGTTCACCGGGTTGATCCATTGCTGTGGCTCAATCTGCCGAGCTAGACTGGGGAAACCGGCACCTTCCGGGGGGAATGTATGGCCATTGCTAAGATCAGCGGGCTGGCTGATAGGATTTAGCTGGCCATTTGACTTGGCGCCCTGCGACCCTGCACTTTGTGGTCTATCTGGTACCAATCCCGAGCCAGTCATCCATTTGCTAGACCTGTGAGTTTGACTGTCAGTTCAAACGAAAGCACGCGTCACGCGGTACGTAACTTACAGCATCTGGCCGAGAATAGTCGCTGTCCGGGTGCACAGCTGACTTTGCGCCTTGGATGCCTCGAGCCGAGAATGGCACTCGTGCAGCAACCGCACAAGATTCGATGTACAGGGCTCTTGTGGCTCTATAGAAAGGGCAAGCACCAAGACGAAAGCGGCATGAAAAGCGTGAAAAGCGCCCCGGCCACGGATATACCAGAGGAAGGGTGTGAACTGGGGCAGCTGATGGAAATGGGCATGTAGCTCCAAGACACGTTGTGCACTTTTTATACAGCGATTTTTCGACCAGCTATGCTGCGGTGGACAAAAGGGCCCTTCACTCAGTATGTTACTATGGAGAATGAGAACCAGATGGTGGGCAAAACTAAGCAGCAGATTGGTATGCATAACCGATGAGTTGCTCCCAAGCATCGAGGCATAGCTCCGCTCTAGTGGGTCTAACTCTGCTCGGAGGGCTGCGTCCAGACGTTGGAGGGCAGTCGGGTCGTCTGGCCGTGCGGCCAGAACGGGGTCACAGATCTCCGAGGATATCTGAAAGAGGCGAGATTTTCGGATCAGATATGAGATGGGATTGATGCCTGCCGAGGTTGCAATCGGTCCTGGTTGTCCTTGGATGATGTCCTCATCGCACACCTCGGCTGGGGGCTGGACTCGCGACGAGAACACTGACTGGTAGATGTCCACCCCGGTAATGGCCATATTTTGATTACAGAGCAGTGTGACCAGGCCGAGCCAACAGCGACGACGCTCTTCGGCTTCGACAATATCCAAGGAAAACGTGGCCGGGTCAACGTGACAACCGATCGAGAGCGCAAGGTGATAACCCAGCCCGAGAAGAGTCCATGATTGGCCATGGCTATGGTGGATCCCATAGATGAGGTTTAGCAGTGCTTGCAGAGTAGAGACGTTGTGTCGCCAGAGATAGCGATCTGCTTCGAGGCATTTCATCGCTGCGGTATAATACCGCTCCGAGAGCTCTGTGACTCGATCCCAGTGGGTATGTTTGCGGCTGAGTGTCTTGAGCACAGGGCTGTCATTTTCCAGAGCCAGAACAGCCGTTCCTAAGATAGTAAAGAGGAGAGCAAGCCATGCTAGCGAAGCCTGATCTGGATCCTTGGAAAATCGACGATACCGTTCGTGAAATGTAGGGCCATGTAAGATAGGAAAGAGCTATTTTGGGTTACTTTTTCAGTCATCCTGATGATATCGGGAATTATAAAACCTACGGGCGCAATGGATTGGAAATAAAGATCCTTTAACTGGTTGCAGTACTCCGTCGGGGGAAGTTTTGCTAAGAGATTGTGTCTGTTTTCAGTATCATGTTCGCCGAAAGGATATGGTCCGCTGGGGGTGTCAATCATGGCACTCTCCTGGCTTGTAAAAGGACCTTCCTGAGAGACTCGATGGAAAATACGCCGACCGGAGGTAACGGGGAGGAAGCGCACATGTCCCGAAGCGGATGGTATGAGGGTACCCGTTGCAGATGCTGTCGCTGGCTCTGATCTCCGCCTCCCTTCTATCTCTGAATCCAATTGAGAAACATTTAGTGAAGGTGACGCTGTTTCTTGCTGCTGGTTCTTCGCGTACAACAACTGCTCCAGCTTTTCTATTCGAGCGACCAGATCAGCATTAGATTCTCCAGCGACACCGTGATATCGTGGTTGGGGAGAAATGTTAGGGGACGATGAGCGATTTTCTAGCGACCGAGCCTGTTGCTGTAACTGCGACGGCTGTCTTTGTGAAGGTGTCTGGGGTCGTCTCCCCGTGCTATAGATACACTGCTCTAGAGGAACACGACGTCGTATGCAAGTGCCACAAGCGGGGCCATCCCGAGGACATCGGATCTTGCGAATGCGGCACGGCTCACAGGAGATTGGAAGACGCTGACGTGGGTGGTGAGCGGACATTACAATGTCCGCGCTAATAGAAAGCCAAGGGTGTACAATGGGATGCTTAGGAGTTCGGCTGAACAAGGTTGCGTCAAAAGCGGAGATACTCGGAGAAGGCGGGGATATTTTCCGAAACATTTTTCGGCTACCATGTCATCCAATGATGAAAGTGCAAGGCCCCTCTGGCGCACGAATACGTTGTATGTATTAAAATCCTGTACCAAGTAGAATCATTCCGTAGGTAATCTATAGTCTTCCATCAGCTTACCCTGAGCCTCAACATGCCACATATCATCCTTCTGGGGACCCTCGATACCAAGCTTGCGGAGACCCTAATTCTTTACAACCAGCTGCAGCAAAATGCCTCTCGCTTCTCGACCCCTCTAGAGATCACCTTGATTGACTGTGGCCGTCAAGCCATTACGGACGATGCAATCACCATAAGTCACACGGATCTACTATCGAAGTATGCGTCCGCCGACAGCACCGGGATATTGACTCAGTCACGGGGACAAGTGATTGAATTCCTCATCAGCTGCGTCAGTAAGTGTGTCACAGAAATACTGCGCACGACGGAAATCCACGGAATCATCGGTGCGGGCGGGAGTGGAGGAACCAGTCTGATGACCGCCGTAATGAGAACGGCTGCACCTCTTGGCCTGCCCAAACTTGTCGTGAGCACGGTTGCGTCCGGGAACACAGGGCCGCTGATAGGCGAATGCGATGTCACCTTGATGTACTCGGTTGTTGACATAGCGGGCAATAATCGGCTTCTCCGTGAGGTGCTTGGGAACGCTGCCGGCGCAATGTTCGGCATGGCATCGACATATCAACATAGGCTCGGTGAGCTCCGGACCCGGAGTGCGCAAGGTAACCAgcgagaagagaagaagactcGAGTGGGTATTACCATGTTCGGCGTGACCACCCCCTGTGTGGATCGTGTGAGGCTTCACCTAGAAAACAACTACTCTGTAGAGGTTTACGTGTTTCATGCGACTGGTCACGGGGGGAAGGCTATGGAAAGATTGGTAGAAGAAGGTCATCTAGACGCCATCTTGGACATCACAACGACCGAGATCTGCGATCTCATTGCTGGTGGGAACATGAGCTGCGAAAACAGCCGATTGGAGAGGACACTCGAGCGCGGAATTCCCAATATCATTTCCGTTGGAGCTACAGACATGGTCAACTTCGGTCCGATCGGCACGGTGCCAGACCAATACCGTGACCGCAAGCTACTAGTCCATAATCCGAGTGTGACCCTGATGCGAACCTCTGCAGCCGAATGTCGAGAAGTTGGAGCTTTCATTCTCGACAAGCTAACCCGGTTTACCCAGGACCAAGATATGGTTGAGGTGTGGCTTCCCCGGGGAGGAGTGAGTAGCGTTGGGACAATAGGGTCTGCATTTGCAGATGCCGACGCCGATGCCGCTCTTGCCGATACTCTACGCTCCGGGCTCAAGGATAGCAGAATTAGAGTGGTATCGGATGAGCGAGACATAAATGACGATGGATTTACACTTGACATTGCGGAGCGGCTCATGGCTCTCGTGGCAAAGCACTCTTGCCACAGCTAGGCTGGTCTGATGTTAATTATTAGACAAGCAGTGTACATAGTACCTAGTGACTCTCTCATGAATCATTATTCCCTATCGTTTTGCTAGCTGGACACCTTCACCCGCGAAACCTTGAATTGTCAGTGCTGTCAATGTCAGTATAGAACGTGTAGCGTATGCCAGGGTCCAAGGTTATAGGCAATGTGAAGGAgcttgtcttctttttccttgtCCTTTGCTCATATTCTACTACAAAGTGCAGGCTGGCTCTAGCTAAGATGTGTTTGGCAATGAAAAAGCGCTCCGCTGTGACAACATGACCATTTTCGCCGCCGTAGCCGATTTGGGTTTTTCATTCTCTGCTCCTGACAGTCTAGCCCGTGCAGGTTGCTGCTGTACCTTACAGTCTGTTGGGTGCAAGTTTGAAGCCAGCAGCGAAAGCTGACTGACTGAGAGTAGCTCACTGATGTTTGTACTACCATCATTTGATAGTACTGAACCGCTTATCCCTCCTAGATCCCGTATGAGTTTTTCGATCTTTTCTGCACGTCCACTTGCATGCAAGATTTTGCCAATTGCAGCGTGCAACTGTACGTACTGGGGTTCAGGAAGATCGTAGTGATGGTCATGGCTTGTCAACATTACAACCCTGTCATGGGGTAACGCGGATGTGAAAACCGATGAGAAGCTTGGGAATAGCTTAAGACGGTAACGATTAGGGATCGAAGTGTTCTCAAGAACGAAGTGGAAGAGGCCAAACTCTTCATGAAGGGAAttgatcatcatcatcatcatcatattGTTCCCTCGATTCACGTCTTCTGGTGACACCTTCAGGATGGTTTTGAGACTTAGAAAGTAACTAAAAATACTAGTCCAAACCGCAGAAGTAGCCAGTCGTTCGCCTTCATTCGAAAGATTGCCAAGGGAAAACGGAAGAATATGAACAGCTTGTTAAATGCCGGTAGTTCCGTCAGGTGGGTGTTCATGACTAGAGCTCCAGACCTTCGTAAACAGCACACCGATATCCATCACGTTTTAGACAGTTCTTTCGAATACGTCCTTGGTCGTCCTTGGTCGTTTTGACTCACTGGTGGGAAATCGAGGGAGTGGATGTTTTCAACCGAATCGTCAAAGCCGACACGGGGGGACGGAGTTGTGACAGGCGTCTTCCCACTCTTAGATAGAAGAGGGCGTAGCAGACCAGTATCAATACAAGCAGCTAGCTGGCGAATTGCATCATCGTTACGGCAGCTGCAAACATCCTCTGAAAATTGGACCTGTCCAGCCGAGGGGAGGTGTTTGAAGCAAATATCAAGGAATTTCTACGTATCGTCACCGGGGTTCGGCTCCTAGTAACTTGCGAGGGTCGCTTCTAGGGATGTTTTCGCCTCGGCAAAAGTAGAGAAGTAAGAAGACGAAACGGAAGGGCTGAGACTCTCTTGCGACTGCGACATTGTGGGTAGGGGGAAAGGACTTGTCGTGTCATAGCGGATAGTGGGGTGATATCTGACAGACGAAATCGGTCCCACACCCCCGTGGGACATTTGTTCCTGTAGAAATTTTCCGGATACCTTCCGAGAGGTCCTGATGCTACAGAGAGACACACCAATCCCTCGGATACGATGAAATTATATGAAAGTTGATGAATGATCTGATAGAATATATGAATTGCACCGAGGATGATTATTTCTAAAACTACAACAAAGTCGGGTGGAGTCAGATCCCCATTCCCGGGATGGAGGCGGTGAATCGCAAAAGCGGTCTCCATACGCCCCATCCAATCTGtccggcagaaaaaaaattagctCTCTTGTCCCTCCTATTCCCCTTTTTCCTCCCTCAATTGCTGACCTCATCTATCCCCTTTTGGGTAAAGTCTGTAGAGCTGCCCAGAACCTCAGCCCTGAGAGGAATTCTGGGATTTCTCTTTGTTTTGAAtttttcattctcttctATTGCACACTATACATAGTAAACTGCTAACTTGTTTCAGTCTTATTTTATATCTGAATATAAGATTTTACTTGCCTTGTTATATATCCCGGGAATGTTCCACTCTGGCTTTGCCACCCGCGTCACCTTCCCAATATTAGCTGCATTTCCCTTCAGTGCTGTCGACCATGCCAATGTCGGTCCTCCCGTGATCAACAGCGACAATTACATCAAATGGAAAACTGCGATCCTGCATGCTGCGAGACTTTACCCTGTGATCCAGAACCCTGTTTGCGTTGGCCTGGCTCCATTGGTTGATGAACTGCTGAAGATTAATCATCCACTTTAGTACAGTCGCTCTGTACTGGCGACATTCAACCTCTATCGCGATCCCAAAGTTGAGGCTGTCACAATGAATCCGCCCATGATCCCGACACCTGGCACAGCGGCCTCCCGACTACCTCGTTCCTCGCATTACCCACCCTCTGCTGATAACACTAGCTACGGCCCAATGAGCGGCGGTCGGGCCCCAGGGACTGGTCCGGTACCCGTCGCCGAGGCTACGCCAGCCATCACGACCCGCTTAGAATCCCCCGCTGATGATGCTGCTGGCAAACCCTCCAAGTCCTCCAAACGCAAAAAGAACCGCAATCGCAAGCGTCGCAATCGACACCAGTCTTTCATTCCACCTAGTGGGGAGGAATCTCAAGATAGTCCCAAGGAGACTTCGGATGCTGGAGGTGTCAGAGATTCCATGGATGCCGATCGGCCAACCTCGAAGGACAAGTCGTTCTTCAAATTGGGGCGCAATCTGAGTAACACAAGCTTGGAGAGCGATGCGCTATTAGATCATCGGTAAGATGTCGTGATATTGATCCTTGTCGGAGCTTGAGATGGATGCTGATTTTTCTTGCCGAGCAGGGACCAACCTCTAATGCGACCTCGTCGTGACAGTCGCCTTCTATCGTCATTCTGCCCGAGTTCACTAACATCTAATGTCTTCCGCTCGAACGATGGGCAATCTCGCAGCACCCCGAGGGGAGGACGGGGCCAACAATATCACGATGGTCATAGTGATGAAGAGGATGCCAATGATCGGACACCATTGATGCGGCCAGATTCAGGCCACACGCCAGGCCATAATCGGTATGGTACAGACAATCACCCGGGTTACTTCTCATCGCGTGCTCGACAGTCCTCCACTCAAACTGTGTCCTCGGGATGTTCGCCAAAGGACGATCGCAGCCCACTTTATTCTCCCACTGCAGAGCGAGACTACGATGTTAACAACCCGCCATCGATTCCCGGGTCTCCAAAGCTGGGACCGGAGATGAATTATGACGATGCTGTGGTAACGGGAGCAGATTGGGACTTCTCAATGGCCCGGTCATTGGAGAATCGCAAGGACTCTTTGAATGCCCTCAACGACACGCTGATCGACATAGACGGAAATCAATTGCACCCGCATTCAGCACCATCCTCTTCACCTGGATCGCCGCTGCTCTCTCCACACCAAGAATTGCGGCGACGCCGGACCGTGGCAGTACCAGCACAGGAAGACGTATGCTTCCCAACCGAGACGATATCTGAACTGGGAGACGAGGGACCAAGGCAAATGCGAGATGAAACCGGTGAGCGTCGACGGCGTAGACATCGGCGATGGCCCGATCTCTCCGCGCTGGAAGAATGGAGCCGTGAGGAGAAAGGGGAGCGCAATGGAGACATTCGAGTCAAAAGGATCAGTGAACCTATGCTCATCGAAGGCCGGCTGCGCCCTCAGTATACAGGTTGGCGACGT
The nucleotide sequence above comes from Penicillium digitatum chromosome 1, complete sequence. Encoded proteins:
- a CDS encoding Alcohol dehydrogenase, putative, with translation MAMELPPTQRALKVQSAGEVALIETCSLPKRQDSDVLIRVAYVSLNPVDGKSADMSPSAGATSGCDFSGNIVAMGPAVNTRLKLGDRVCGCIFGNNPIRRDNGAFAEYVAVSAQLVWKIPANMSFQTAATLGIGLATAGLALYNGLQLPLPLSEPERPIMVLIYGGGTATGTLAIQLLRLSGLTPITTCSPRSFDRVKRLGAVAAFDYRSPTCGTKIREYTQDHLALAMDCITDTRSMELCYEAMGSAGGQYLALDPFPLRTHTRRSVQPDWICMFTQFDQAIDWERPYNLDPRPQDRRFAERWYEVAQRLLETGQIESHPYKERRGGLAGVVEGIDAIRKGEINGHKLVYAL
- a CDS encoding FAD-dependent monooxygenase, whose protein sequence is MSLDNLAVENNPNSGVVIVGGGPVGLILALTLAHHGLRSVLFEKNVTTTQSGFPTGNTPSEESTDTSTRFPKMDLTLARTMEILRTLGLADGLRARGVAPEYPFTVRFSSGLGAEHPLSEWRLPSADQFHQRILSQNDGTMSLEPWLRVSGDVFETFLKERCEQSPLVNVRFGWAVTHIIEGDTGVEIRVRSPHTGGEEVIHSQHSTVVLIHFRSRDLAGLHRQGQFWHTFFPSDPSINGDSVGGAIISQNEVDTWTVHDFRAPGSKPSTSSAQETIYRILGGMGDPYPIIIDEIILQSTYTPSIAIAKRYAGPLHRVFLAGDACHQTIPSGGYGMNMGIADAFDLGWKLAGTIQGWGGPQLLASYEQERRPVAELMQHWGKIHAGKLMGLASEVKLDATIIDAPDARGQQLRQKIHEYVQGNDAQNQSFGVEYGHQYQSDIIAKSSFSHPPPFDSRSYPPTTHPGFRAPHVFLTNGSAIFDKYGKDLTLVEFVDGLPGSSSSGSTLFRDAAGEHQIPLHLMSLAGESHAHEIWGAQLVLVRPDGFVSWHGNEIASKEEARLILLQATGHVDPFSSVAESGVASCLQG
- a CDS encoding Aldolase-type TIM barrel — protein: MAPPTSRSEILANLRRQIEDGKPIVGAGAGIGLSAKSVEAGGADLVIIYNSGRFRMAGCGSLAGLMPYSNANEVVVEMAAEVIPIVQNIPVIAGVCGTDPFKNIPRFLKQLRELGFSGVQNFPTVGLIDGNFRANLEETGMGYGKEVEMVRQAAELDFLTTPYVFNVEEAEAMTKAGADILVAHMGLTTSGLIGAKTAKSLEQSVVEIQAIRDAAVQINKDIIVLCHGGPIAAPEDAKFVLDRVKGVHGFYGASSMERLPVEVAIKNTTAEFKKIALKK
- a CDS encoding Zn(2)-C6 fungal-type DNA-binding domain, whose translation is MSAHHPRQRLPISCEPCRIRKIRCPRDGPACGTCIRRRVPLEQCIYSTGRRPQTPSQRQPSQLQQQARSLENRSSSPNISPQPRYHGVAGESNADLVARIEKLEQLLYAKNQQQETASPSLNVSQLDSEIEGRRRSEPATASATGTLIPSASGHVRFLPVTSGRRIFHRVSQEGPFTSQESAMIDTPSGPYPFGEHDTENRHNLLAKLPPTEYCNQLKDLYFQSIAPLFPILHGPTFHERYRRFSKDPDQASLAWLALLFTILGTAVLALENDSPVLKTLSRKHTHWDRVTELSERYYTAAMKCLEADRYLWRHNVSTLQALLNLIYGIHHSHGQSWTLLGLGYHLALSIGCHVDPATFSLDIVEAEERRRCWLGLVTLLCNQNMAITGVDIYQSVFSSRVQPPAEVCDEDIIQGQPGPIATSAGINPISYLIRKSRLFQISSEICDPVLAARPDDPTALQRLDAALRAELDPLERSYASMLGSNSSVMHTNLLLSFAHHLVLILHSNILSEGPFCPPQHSWSKNRCIKSAQRVLELHAHFHQLPQFTPFLWYIRGRGAFHAFHAAFVLVLALSIEPQEPCTSNLVRLLHECHSRLEASKAQSQLCTRTATILGQMLSSKWMTGSGLVPDRPQSAGSQGAKSNGQLNPISQPADLSNGHTFPPEGAGFPSLARQIEPQQWINPVNMDWDHWDLIMNSMGTTS
- a CDS encoding Uncharacterized conserved protein UCP033271; the protein is MPHIILLGTLDTKLAETLILYNQLQQNASRFSTPLEITLIDCGRQAITDDAITISHTDLLSKYASADSTGILTQSRGQVIEFLISCVSKCVTEILRTTEIHGIIGAGGSGGTSLMTAVMRTAAPLGLPKLVVSTVASGNTGPLIGECDVTLMYSVVDIAGNNRLLREVLGNAAGAMFGMASTYQHRLGELRTRSAQGNQREEKKTRVGITMFGVTTPCVDRVRLHLENNYSVEVYVFHATGHGGKAMERLVEEGHLDAILDITTTEICDLIAGGNMSCENSRLERTLERGIPNIISVGATDMVNFGPIGTVPDQYRDRKLLVHNPSVTLMRTSAAECREVGAFILDKLTRFTQDQDMVEVWLPRGGVSSVGTIGSAFADADADAALADTLRSGLKDSRIRVVSDERDINDDGFTLDIAERLMALVAKHSCHS